Proteins encoded within one genomic window of Cyanobacterium sp. T60_A2020_053:
- the mreD gene encoding rod shape-determining protein MreD produces MSQNFKPIVVVVSSIILCCLLMLSRLSGMGLVGITPNWFLMWLVIWSVRRNLWQSLVAGVSLGLLWDSLSGGFPTHIIGLIVIALLTANVYQGAYIKEDIISMLLIVFGMVIMSETVIAIQYSIQTDIPLTDIWLKYQQNSLASAIITSLWTPLLYYPLNQLLQKERR; encoded by the coding sequence ATGAGTCAAAACTTTAAACCTATAGTTGTCGTTGTTAGTTCGATAATTCTTTGTTGTTTATTGATGTTGTCTCGTTTATCGGGCATGGGATTGGTGGGTATAACCCCTAATTGGTTTTTGATGTGGCTGGTGATATGGAGTGTTAGACGTAATCTATGGCAAAGTTTAGTCGCAGGTGTCTCTTTAGGGTTATTGTGGGATAGTCTGAGTGGTGGTTTCCCTACTCATATTATCGGTTTAATCGTAATTGCCTTACTAACAGCTAATGTTTATCAAGGGGCGTATATTAAAGAAGATATTATTTCCATGCTCTTAATTGTATTTGGCATGGTGATTATGAGTGAGACAGTCATTGCCATACAATACAGTATCCAAACTGATATACCTTTAACGGATATTTGGTTAAAATATCAGCAAAACTCTTTAGCTTCAGCAATTATTACCAGTCTTTGGACTCCCTTACTATATTATCCCCTTA
- a CDS encoding DUF3288 family protein, with the protein MDQQHPLAHIDRRILEQVSMGGKTDYNLAEVARLKIRYQNFPGARDIQRDLDSFLQQWEMREDELFGEVRRIHAEGKVYRKAKEDQEDWS; encoded by the coding sequence ATGGATCAACAACACCCATTAGCGCACATCGATCGTAGAATTTTAGAGCAAGTTTCTATGGGAGGAAAAACTGATTATAATTTAGCGGAAGTAGCACGTTTAAAGATTCGTTATCAAAATTTTCCGGGCGCTAGGGATATTCAAAGAGATTTAGATTCTTTCCTGCAACAATGGGAAATGAGGGAAGATGAGTTATTCGGTGAAGTGCGCCGGATACACGCCGAAGGCAAAGTTTATCGCAAAGCCAAGGAAGATCAAGAGGATTGGAGCTAG
- the aspS gene encoding aspartate--tRNA ligase, whose product MRTNYCGEVRREHLNEEITVCGWVDRRRDHGGVIFIDLRDRTGILQIVSDPQRTPTSYQNADTLRSEYVVQIKGKVYQRPPESLNPKLPTGEVEIYATEITILNSVSKQLPFQVAMEEENLREDLRLKYRYLDLRRERMSRNLQLRHQVVKAMRRFLEDEAHFMEIETPILTKSTPEGARDYLVPSRVNEGQWYALPQSPQLFKQLLMVSGFDRYYQIARCFRDEDLRADRQPEFTQLDMEMSFMGEQEIIALNEALMCHIFKNVKNIDLPTPFPRLTYAEAMNRYGTDRPDTRFGLELVDVSDLMADSGFKVFSGAVKNGGIVKVLPIPEGNEKISNVRIKPGGDLFTEATIAGAKGIAYIRVRENGEIDTIGAIKDNLSETQKEELLKRTGATAGDLLLFGAGDTATVNKSLDRLRQVIGKQLGLIDEDKLNLVWVTEFPMFEWNADEKRYEALHHPFTAPHPSDLDDLTTARALAYDLVLNGIEIGGGSLRIYQREIQEKVFQTIGLSMEEAEEKFGFLLQAFEYGTPPHGGIAYGLDRLVMLLAHEDSIRDVIAFPKTQQASCLLTEAPSTVDDKQLKELHVTTVIKK is encoded by the coding sequence ATGAGAACTAATTATTGTGGCGAAGTGCGCCGAGAACATCTTAACGAAGAAATTACCGTTTGTGGTTGGGTTGATCGCCGTCGAGATCATGGCGGTGTTATTTTTATTGATTTACGAGATAGAACAGGTATATTACAAATTGTTAGTGATCCCCAGCGCACTCCAACCTCATACCAAAATGCTGACACTTTGCGTAGTGAGTATGTAGTACAAATAAAAGGGAAGGTATATCAGCGCCCGCCCGAATCCTTAAACCCCAAACTACCCACAGGGGAAGTAGAAATTTACGCTACGGAAATCACTATTTTAAATAGTGTCAGCAAACAGTTACCCTTTCAAGTGGCGATGGAAGAAGAAAATTTGCGAGAAGATTTACGCTTAAAATATCGTTACTTGGATTTAAGACGAGAAAGAATGAGTCGTAATTTGCAACTACGTCATCAAGTGGTGAAAGCCATGCGCCGTTTTCTCGAAGATGAAGCCCATTTCATGGAAATTGAAACTCCTATTTTAACTAAGTCAACACCGGAGGGCGCTAGGGATTATCTCGTGCCATCAAGGGTAAACGAAGGGCAATGGTATGCCTTACCCCAATCACCACAATTATTTAAGCAACTCTTAATGGTATCCGGTTTTGACCGTTATTATCAAATCGCCCGTTGTTTTCGTGATGAAGATTTGAGAGCCGATCGCCAACCAGAATTTACCCAACTCGATATGGAAATGAGTTTCATGGGTGAACAAGAAATTATTGCTCTCAATGAAGCGTTAATGTGTCATATCTTCAAAAACGTCAAAAATATTGATTTACCCACCCCATTTCCCCGTCTAACCTACGCAGAAGCGATGAATCGTTATGGCACTGACCGCCCCGATACTCGTTTCGGTTTAGAGTTGGTCGATGTGTCGGATTTGATGGCAGACTCTGGTTTTAAGGTATTTTCGGGCGCTGTTAAAAACGGCGGTATTGTTAAAGTTTTACCAATTCCCGAAGGTAACGAGAAGATTTCTAATGTGAGAATCAAACCGGGTGGAGATTTATTCACCGAAGCCACCATCGCTGGGGCGAAGGGTATTGCTTACATTAGGGTGAGGGAAAATGGCGAAATTGACACCATCGGCGCTATTAAAGATAACCTTTCGGAAACTCAAAAAGAGGAGTTATTAAAGCGCACGGGCGCTACAGCCGGTGATTTATTGTTATTTGGTGCTGGTGATACTGCCACCGTTAACAAGTCTTTAGATAGATTGCGTCAAGTGATTGGCAAACAATTAGGGTTAATTGACGAGGATAAGTTAAACCTCGTCTGGGTAACAGAATTTCCCATGTTTGAATGGAATGCTGACGAGAAGCGTTACGAAGCCTTACATCATCCTTTCACAGCGCCCCACCCCTCAGATTTAGATGATTTGACTACGGCAAGGGCGCTGGCCTATGATTTGGTGTTAAATGGCATTGAAATTGGTGGCGGTAGTCTGAGGATTTATCAGCGCGAAATCCAAGAAAAAGTTTTCCAAACCATTGGTTTATCTATGGAAGAAGCGGAAGAAAAATTTGGTTTCCTACTCCAAGCCTTTGAATATGGTACACCACCCCACGGTGGTATCGCCTACGGTTTAGATCGTTTAGTGATGCTATTAGCGCACGAAGACTCTATTCGTGATGTGATAGCTTTCCCCAAAACTCAACAAGCCAGTTGTTTACTCACAGAAGCGCCCTCCACCGTAGATGATAAACAACTCAAGGAGTTACACGTTACCACTGTTATTAAAAAATAA
- a CDS encoding NADP-dependent isocitrate dehydrogenase — translation MFEKITPPTEGSKIEFVNGQPIVPDNPIIPFIRGDGTGVDIWPAAEKVFNEAVKQAYGGKREISWFKVYAGDEACEKYGTFQYLPDDTLKAIEEYGIAIKGPLTTPVGGGIRSLNVALRQIFDLYACVRPCRYYEGTPSPHKSPEKLDVIVYRENTEDIYLGIEWKEGSEIGQKLIKILNEELIPATPEHKNKQIPLDSGIGIKPISKKGSQRLVRRAMQNALKLPKNKQMVTLVHKGNIMKYTEGAFRDWGYELATTEFRDVCITERESWILGNVEANPNLSIEDNARLIEPGWSALTPDKQAVIAEEIKTVLATIGESHGIGKWKEKVMVNDRIADSIFQQIQTRPDEYSILATMNLNGDYLSDAAAAIVGGLGMGPGANIGDKCAIFEATHGTAPKHAGLDRINPGSVILSGVMMLEFMGWQKAADLIRDGISKAIVSRQVTYDLARMMTPPVEPPLKCSEFAQAIIDNF, via the coding sequence ATGTTTGAGAAAATCACACCCCCCACTGAGGGTAGTAAAATTGAATTTGTCAATGGACAACCCATCGTACCAGATAATCCCATCATCCCCTTTATTCGTGGTGATGGCACAGGTGTGGACATTTGGCCCGCCGCCGAAAAAGTTTTTAATGAAGCCGTTAAACAAGCCTACGGCGGTAAACGGGAAATTAGTTGGTTTAAAGTTTACGCTGGAGATGAAGCCTGTGAGAAGTATGGCACATTTCAATATTTACCCGATGATACCCTCAAAGCCATTGAAGAATATGGTATCGCCATCAAAGGACCTTTAACAACTCCTGTGGGTGGGGGGATTCGCTCTCTTAATGTTGCTTTAAGACAAATTTTTGATTTATACGCCTGTGTGCGCCCTTGCCGTTACTATGAAGGCACTCCTTCCCCCCATAAAAGTCCTGAAAAGTTAGATGTAATTGTTTATCGGGAAAATACGGAAGATATTTATTTAGGTATCGAATGGAAAGAAGGTTCAGAAATTGGGCAAAAATTAATTAAAATTCTTAATGAAGAATTGATTCCTGCTACCCCTGAGCATAAAAATAAGCAAATTCCCCTTGATTCTGGTATTGGCATTAAACCCATTAGTAAAAAAGGCTCTCAGCGTTTAGTGCGCCGTGCCATGCAAAATGCCCTGAAGTTACCTAAAAATAAGCAAATGGTGACTTTAGTTCACAAGGGTAATATCATGAAATACACAGAGGGAGCTTTTCGTGATTGGGGTTATGAATTGGCAACAACGGAATTTCGTGATGTTTGCATTACGGAGAGAGAGTCATGGATTTTAGGTAATGTGGAGGCTAATCCTAATCTATCTATTGAAGATAACGCTCGATTGATTGAACCCGGGTGGAGTGCGCTGACTCCTGACAAACAAGCAGTTATCGCAGAAGAAATTAAAACCGTATTAGCTACCATTGGTGAAAGCCATGGTATCGGTAAGTGGAAAGAGAAAGTAATGGTTAATGATCGCATTGCTGATAGTATTTTTCAACAGATTCAAACTCGCCCTGATGAGTATTCTATCCTTGCCACCATGAACTTAAATGGTGATTATCTTTCCGATGCTGCTGCTGCCATTGTGGGTGGTTTAGGTATGGGACCGGGCGCTAATATTGGGGATAAGTGCGCTATTTTTGAGGCTACCCATGGCACAGCGCCAAAACACGCAGGGTTAGATCGCATTAACCCCGGCTCAGTTATTCTTTCAGGGGTGATGATGCTGGAGTTTATGGGATGGCAGAAAGCGGCTGATTTAATTCGTGATGGCATTAGTAAAGCTATTGTTTCTCGTCAAGTTACCTATGATTTGGCAAGGATGATGACTCCTCCCGTTGAGCCTCCTTTAAAATGTTCAGAATTTGCTCAAGCTATCATTGATAATTTTTAG
- a CDS encoding DUF4327 family protein produces MAQKQVIHPMVKLQQKVASLINSEIVKPSDNIGKISLLFGDKWAFLKSELIAYGFTMQDPVSDILVVETWDD; encoded by the coding sequence ATGGCTCAAAAGCAAGTAATTCATCCCATGGTGAAATTGCAACAAAAGGTAGCTTCGTTGATCAACTCAGAAATTGTTAAGCCCAGTGATAATATTGGTAAAATTTCTCTGCTATTCGGAGATAAATGGGCTTTTCTTAAATCAGAATTAATTGCCTATGGTTTCACTATGCAAGACCCTGTCAGTGATATTCTTGTGGTAGAAACTTGGGATGATTAG